The Rhodopirellula halodulae DNA segment CCAACGACGCCCTTGCGAATCGGATTCAATTCCCCATGAACAGGGCTTGGTCGGTGGCAAGCACCGACTGGGGTTGCCAGCTTCGCTGGGCAAACCAAAAAAAGGCGTCCATCATTGAACGCCTTTGTTTGTCAGTTGCTCAGCCAAGTCAGTTGCTCAGAGGCTCTTCCGCGTCGCGTTCCTCGTGGGTGTCGTCCCACAAACCGCTCAAACGGTTCACCGCGGCGTGCAGCCGGCTCTTCACGGTTCCAACGGGAATCCCGAGGATTTCAGCCGCTTCGCGATATTTCAGGCCTTGGTAGTAAACCAACTCCACGACCTGCTGCATGGGTTCGCCCAGCGATTCGACCGCTTCGTGAACCCAGCGTCCGTTTTCCTCCTTCGAGGCGGCCGCCAACGGATCCGTCATCGCACCTTCCAACTTTTCGGACCAGCTACCGCCGCGGTCATCTTCTTGGCCGCTGGCGGGACGATCCAGACTCACCATGCGGTGACGCTTGTTGCGACGCTGCACATCGATGGCTTGGTTGGTGGCGATCGCGTACAGCCATGGTCGAAAGCGGCGGGTCAGGTCGAACTGGTTGCACTTCAGGTGAACCTGCAAAAAGGTACCCTGAAAGGCGTCTTCGGCCATTTCCGCGTTGCCGATGTAGCGACGCAAATAGGCGTAAATTTCACGCTCATAGCGACGCATCAGAGTTTCGTAGATATCACGACGACCACTGGCACGATATTTCGCGACCAATTGCTCGTCGGATTGTTCGGCGATGGGAGTCTGTTCAGCGATGGGTTCGTTGGTGAGGACGTTTCCCGCATCCACCTTCGAATCAGCGATCGCTGCGGAGGTTGAAAAGTTCATGGAGGGATCGATCTCAAAAGAGTATGAGTAGCACCCAGTCTACTTACCAATGCGTCATCACGAGGCATCAACCGCCGCACGAAACACAAAAACTGCAAACCAAGGCGATGAGTGGGAGGGCCGCTAAGGCAACTTAAACAACCCTTGAACCGCACCAAGGGAACCCAAGGCAACATGCGTATTATCGCTAATCCGGCAAAGTTGTCAAAGTCATCTTCGCGTCGAATTCATATCCTGCCCAATTGGCAGGCAACGAATTCAGTACTCCATAGAAGGCAATTCGCGTTCCAGGCCGCTTGCAATCGTCGCAACAGTCGAGCGGGTTGGTCCGATTGTTCCGGAATTACCGAATGTTTCGCGGAAGTTGTGCCGATAACTCCGCCTGGAACGGTTTCTTCGTTCGAGTTGGAAGCTCCTTTTCGCAGTGCTGCCCCCCGTATTGGCGGCAGTTTTCTCCGAAAACGACTTTTTACTCGGTCCACGGCGGAACGGTCCACAACGGCGAGAGGCCGAGAGATTGGCGGATGGACACTTAGAAATCCGCTGGATCAACGCCTTCACCGCCACAGGACATTTTTATGGCTGGGCGTTCCCGTGAGACACGGGACCCCCGGGGGGATTTTGGGGTCTTTGTGACCGCGGAGACGATTGCAATGCGACGAATTGCCAGGCAAACGAACCAGCAACCCATGATGGCCCAGACCCCCGATCCCCAAAACCAACCCGGACCCAACCAAAGAACCGGACTGCGTGTGACCCTTGAGGACAATGGGATGACGGAATCATTCAGCGAGAGCGTGACGGTTAAATTACGCAAACTTCGAAACTTGGTTTGCGGAGGATTGATCGCCGCCGCAACGGCCACCACGGCGATTGCCGGACCACCCGGCCCCGGCGATGAGATGGACTATGCCGCCAGTGGCTTCATGGTGCCGTCGGGCGTTCGGCCCGCCGCCATGATCGACGGCATGCCCGCCATGCCCACCGGTCAAATGCCCGGTGCACAGTCGATCGCCACCACGTTGCCATCGGCACCGTTGATGATGCCCGGGTACGCACCGAACGGTGTGATGCCCGTGGGTTACCACGGCGGTGGCGGCTTCCTCGGCGGCGGCTACGCGGCCGGGTGCGACACGATGAACTGCGGCTGCGGCGATTCGGGATGTGCCAGCGGACAATGCGGTGGCAACTTCCAAGGCTTGCTGCCCGCCGTGATGGGCGACTGCTGCGGAGCCTGCGGCGGTGGCGGTTGTGGATCTTGCCTCACCAACGGTGCACTCGGACAAGGCGGCTTGTTGGGCAGCATCAACGACTGTGGACCAGGCAGCACCGACTTCGGCATTCTGGCGTCGCACATCGGCGGTGGTCTCGCCCAACTGTCCGAGTGCTTGCGTCCTTATTCGGAAGCCGGCAAATGTGCCCAGCGATGGTACGACGTTTCGGTCGAAGGCTTGTTCCTGACACAAGACTTGGACGGCTTCAATGACGGTCGTGTGCTGACCAACGATGGCAACTCGGCCGTCGCGGGCGTTGCCGACAACCCCTTGCTGTCACAGAGCGATGTGGGTGCGGACGACCTGGAAGCCGGAGCTCGCATTTCATTCGCCCTAATCTTTGGCCCTGGCTCGAACATCGAGTTCACCTACATGGGCGGCCAGGAATGGGACGGGTACGCCAGCGTGTCCAGCCCGACCAGCAGCCTGCGTTCGATCTACTCTGACTTTGGAAACGCACCGGTCGGCGGCTACGCCAACTTGGCGGACTTCCAAGAAGTCATCTCGCACGCCGAGTTTGACAGCTACGAAATCAACTACCGCCGCCGAACCGTGGGGCCATACTGCCGCTTCCAAGGTTCGTGGTTGGTCGGTCTGCGTCACGTCGTGTTCGACAACGGTTTCGCATTCAACGGTTCGGGGACTCCCGGATCCAACATTGCCAACTTCGTCCAAGACTACGATTTGGAAAACCGCTACTTCGGCCCGCAAGCCGGTGTGGATTTCTGGTGGAACGCTCGACCAGGCATTCAACTGGGTGCGGAAGTCAAAGGGGCTTGGGTCCAGAACGACTTCGGTCAACGAGCCACCATTGGTTCGACCGACACGGGGGCCTTGCCCGTGGCACAGGCTCAAACGTTTGAAACCGGTGGCCAAGACGGTGCATTCATCTTGGATTTCCAAGCCACCGCCGTGTACCGATTCTCGCACTCACTGTCGCTTCGCGGTTCGTATCACTTGCTGACGATCGACGATGTTGCTTCGGCACCGTTGGACAACAGCTTCATCGACGCTTACGAAACCGCCGTGGGTGGTGGTGCAGCCTTGACCGCACCGAGCAGCTCGGAAACCTCGCTGACCCTCAACGGTTTCGCGGCTGGTTTGGAATACATGTGGTGAGCCCACCCGCGAATTTTCGCGACTCACTCAGTTGAATTTGCACAGGGGATCGGCCATCGGGTCGGTCCCCTGTTTGCGTTGCCCACTTCCCCTGGGCACGCTAATCTTGCGGCATGGATGCCATCACAAAAGACCTGACCGCGGCACAGGCCGAAGCGGTCCAGCACATCGACGGACCTCTGCTGATCATCGCCGGTCCCGGCAGTGGGAAAACCCGCGTCGTAACTCACCGCATCGCACACATGCTGCACAGCGGCATTCGTCCCTGGCAGATCGCGGCGCTGACGTTCACTAACAAAGCCGCCGACGAAATGCGGATGCGAGTCAATCTGCTCGCGCCCAACCAACCCGTTTGGATGGGAACGTTTCACCGTTTTTGCGCACAGCAACTGCGGCGATACGCATCAATGATCGGCTTGTCGGAAAACTACTCGATCTACGACACGTCGGACTCCAAAGCCGCGATGAAACGCGCCATCGCGGCGGCGGGAGTTTCGACCAGCCATACTTCTCCAGAAGCCATCGCGTCGGCAATTTCCAACGCGAAAAATCGGCTGATCACTCCGGAGATCATGTCGCAACAATCCAGCCGCGCCGGCGACACGATCGCCGCGAAAGTCTATCCGGTCTACCAGCAACAATTGCTGACGGCCAACGCCGTTGACTTTGATGATCTGCTGTTCCACTTCGCTCGGTTGCTGCGCGAAAATCCAGAAGTTCGTTCGAACCTGGATGAGAAGCTGAAGTACATCATGGTCGACGAGTACCAAGACACCAACTTGGCTCAATACGCCATTGTTCGCGCTCTCTCGGTCGACCATCCGAACTTGGCCGTCACCGGCGACCCGGACCAATCGGTTTACGGTTGGCGCGGAGCCGACCTGAACAACATCCTCGATTTCGAGAAGGATTACCCCAACGTCAAAACGGTGAGGCTGGAACAGAACTACCGCAGCACACCAGAGATCCTTCGCGTTGCCGACCAACTGATTCGCCACAACCGACGTCGCAAACAGAAGAACCTGTTCACCGACAATCCAACCGGCGACGCGGTGGTCTTGCGACAGTTCGAAGACGGCTACAAAGAAGCCGATGGCATCGCGGACGAGATCGCCAGCCAAATGATCGCCGGCAACGCGGAACCTCGCGACTTCGCGATCATGTGTCGCATGAACGCCCTGACGCGTTCGATCGAACACTCACTGCGTAATCGCGGAATCCCTTACCAAATCGTCAACGGGCTGGAGTTCTACCAACGCAAAGAGATCAAAGATCTGCTGGCCTATCTGCACCTGATCAACAACCCGGCTCACGATGTCGCACTGCAACGTGTGATCAACACGCCCACGCGAGGCATCGGTGCGAAGACCTTGGAACGCCTGCAAAACTTTGCCGACGCCCATCGCATCCCGATGTTGGAAGCCGCTCGCCGTGCTTCGGAAATCGACTCGCTCTCCAAGCGTGCGAAGACGTTGGTCGGTACCTTCATCAAGCTCTACGATCGACTGTCCATCAAAGCCACCGCGACGCTCGAAGACCTGCTGCGTTACTTGATCGAAGAGATTCAATTCGTTCCCTATCTCGAACGAACCACGCCGGAACAACAAGACAACAACCCCATCGCCAACGTCGACGAATTCATTTCCGCGGCGGTGGAGTTCGATCAAATGCATCCCGAGGACGGTTCGCTGGAAGCCTTCCTCGAACAAGTGGCGCTCGTGTCAGACACCGATGCGTTTGAAGATTCAAACAATCGCGTGACACTGATGACGATGCACGCGGCAAAGGGTCTGGAATTCCCTCGCGTGTTCGTGATCGCGGTAGAAGACAACTTGCTGCCGCACCGCCGCAGCAAGGATGACGAGACTCAACTCGAGGAAGAACGACGCTTGTTCTTTGTCGGCATCACCCGCGCGGAGAAGTGGCTGCAAATCAGCTACGCCAAACTGCGAAGCTTTCGCGGCGAGAACCAACCGGCCATCCCCAGCATGTTCCTGGGCGAATTGCCGCGTGATGAGATGCAGGTCATCGAAGTCAAAGGCCAACGAGATTTCTTTGACGACGCTTACGACGATGAGTACCCCGACTCATGGGACTTGGTCCAGGAACCCGCCGCGGTGACCGACAGTGGTCCCGCAGGACAAACGGATGTTCTCGATGGCCCACGCATCATTCCGATGACGGACCAATCCGCGATTCCGGATCTTTATCACGACGATGTCCCTCAACCGAAAAAGAAAGCCAAGGTCTCCATCCAAGCCGAATTGAAAACAGCCAGCGACCTGTTGCAATCCGGAACGACACCGCTGGGTGCCTACCGCGAAGGCAGCACGGTTCGTCATGCGGAATACGGCGAAGGAACCATCGTCGCCCTGACAGGCAAAGGTCCCAAACGCACGGCCAAAATCCAATTCGAAGAGACCGAGGAAACGTTCCGCCTGGCGTTCGCGAAAATTGAATTGGTCGAGCGTTAGCGACCCGTTTCGTCGTCAACTCCGCGAGCTCGACGCACTTCAACCTCTCTTTGGTGGAACAGAAGGCGACGATCCCAAACGGTTGCGATCAGAAGTCATTGGCGGGCGATCTCTGAGCACAGTCATTAGGTGGTTATCGATGAAGTCTTCTTTTCTTCTCTGCCCGGTTTCCAAACAGGAATCCCGAACATGAACTTCCGCGCCACGCTTTGCGCCGCACTGCTTTCCACCATCGCAGGATCCACCGCCATGACAACTCACGTATCCGCGGACGACGCCTCGACCTTGTCCGATCAACTTCAAGAAACCGCCACCAACGCGTCCAAACGTTACCCAGCCGAAGTGTTGAAAACGTTCCAATCCGGAATCGACAGCGTTCGCGCGACTGGCATCGAAGAATCCGCCAAACAGGTCGGCGATCAAGCTGCTGACGCGACGTTGAAAGGATGGGACGAAGAGTCCGTCACTCTCAGCGAAGTCTGGAAAGAAAACCCCGTGATCTTGATGTGGTACCGGGGTGGATGGTGTCCTTATTGCAACCTGCAACTTCGTGCGATGCAAAAACAACTGGACGCAATTGAAGGTGCCGGCGCCAAGCTGGTCGTTTTGACGCCTGAGTTGCCTGAAAAAGCCAAAGAGACCGCCGAGAGTAACGACCTCAACATGCTCGTCTTGCATGACGCCAACAACGAGCTAGCCAAGAAATTTGGCATCGTCTTTCAGCTTCCCGAGTCGATCCTTCCGATCTACCGTGACAAGTTGCAACTTGCCAAAGTCAACGGCAACGATGCGATGGAATTGCCGTTGGCGGCCACCTACGTGATCAACACGGACGGCGAGATCACCTACGCGTTCCTGGATGCGGATTACAAGAAGCGAGCGGAACCCGCCGAAGTTGTTGCCGCGGTGAAACAACTGCAGTAGGCAAACTCAAAGCAAAGATCAGCGCAAACAAAACGCACCGGCGAGAAAGTTCGTCGGTGCGTTTTTCGTTTCGTTGTCGAGCGTCGTTGGCTCAGGCGGTCAAATCGGTCAACTGTTTGACCTCTTCGTCGGTGAACTGATTTTCCAAACGAGCGCCCATCTGCGCGACCACGCGAGCTGCGGCGTGGGAGGCGAGGTGCCCGGCTTGCCGCCAATCCAGTCCATTGGTGATGCCATACAGAATGCCGCCGGCATACATGTCACCGGCACCGGTCGTGTCAATCGCTTTGACCTTCACGCCCTCGACAGGGATCGCTTCGCCGCCATGCATCAGGATTGAACCGTTGGCCCCCAACGTCATCGCAACGTTTTCTGCCGATTCGTGAATCTTGTTGGCACAAGCGATCGGGTCCTCCAACCCGGTCAAACTCTTGGCTTCCTCTTCGTTGCAGAAAAACAAATCGACTGGCCCGCGAATCAGGTCCCACATCTCGTCCTTCATGATGTTGACGAGGAAAGGATCCGATGCGGTGAAAGCGACTTTGACGTTGTTCTTTTTGGCCAGTTCGATCGCTTTGTACGCCGCCGCTTTGGTTTGCTCTCCCATGAAGAGATAGCCTTCGATGTAGATGTACTTGCTGGCGGCGATCACGTCTTCGTCGATATCAGCCTCGGATAACTTGGTCGATGCCGCGAGGTTTGTCAGCATCGTTCGCTGAGCATCCTCGGTGATCAAGACCGCGCAGGTGCCCGTGGGCGAGTTCGGTTGTGGGTCGACATCAATCGTCACCCCCAAGGCTCGCAAATCCTGGAGGAAGAACTCGCCGGTTTCGTCGTCGCCAATCTTCCCCACGAAGGCCGCTTTCCCGCCGAAGTCCGCCACCGCGGCAATCGTATTCGCGGCCGAACCACCGGCACAGCGCGACAACGAGGGCAGATCAAAGCGGCTTAGAATCCCAGCCTGTTTCTCGTCGTCGACCAGCGTCATGATCCCTTTGTCGAGTTCCAATTCGGTGATCAGGTCGTCAGCGACCACCGTCTGAATGTCAACGAGAGCATTGCCAACCGCGTAAACGTCGTGCGTCATCAATAGTAACCAAGGTGAGAGAAACAGCTCATTCGTGGCAGCCGACCCACCCGTTTCGGGACCATGCGTCAACTGCTTCGGCTCGCAGTGTAACGAGACGCCGCTTCTCTGCTAACCAGCGTCCACTGGCCAGCGTCCACCAACCAGTATCCACGTCATCAGCACGTATACTGATCCGTGTCAGCCCCTCCCCAACCCCCACCTGATCATGCATCCATTCACAACACGCATTCTCACATTTGCCTGCCTGTTTGCGTCACTGTTGGCAACGACTTTTTTCACAGCACCCGCCCGGGGGCAGTACGATCCGCATCCCGCCGACGTGGGCTACCAACAAGACTATCGCAATCAATTTCATTTCAGTCCAAAGACGGAATGGATGAACGATATCAACGCATTGATCTACGCCGACGGCAAATACCACATGCTCTATCAATGGGGCAAAGCGATTCGGCACGGTGGCTACGCAACCAGCCCTGACCTGTTGCACTGGAATGATCGAGGCGTCGCACTGATTCCTCAGGAATCGTTTCTACCAGCGGAAGTCAAACGCAACGTCAGCGGAGCCCAGGTTTACTCCGGCAGCGGTGTGCTGATCTCGGGACAGACGGCTGAAAAGATCACCGGTTCCACGGCCGAAGCGATGGTGATGATCTACACGGGGACCAAGTCGGGAACCTGTCTTGCCTGGAGCAACGACGGGGGCGAATCGTGGCACGATTACCCCGGCAACCCGGTCGCGAATCGCACGCAAGGTGCCGACCCACGCGATCCGTGTGTGATCTATCACCAACCAACCCAATCGTGGGTGATGGCACTGTACGAGAATGGCACCACTTTCTACGGTTCCAACGATTTGGTGAACTGGAAGAAACTCAGCAACATCGACTTTGGCTTTGAATGCCCCGACCTCTTCGAGTTGCCGTTGGATGGCAATCCCGACCAAATGAAGTGGGTTTTGCACGACGCGAACGGGTCGTACTTGGTCGGACAATTCGATGGCGTTCGCTTCACCCCGGAACAAGACGTTCTGGTGATGGATGTGGGTCCAGACTTCTACGCCGGACAAACGTTCTTCCGTCCCAACCTGCCCTCAGGCGACGTGATCCAAATCGCTTGGAACGACCACTGGAACGGAGGCATTGGCGAGAGTCCCTGGGAACGCAACGCAACCTTCCCGGTCAAAATTGGCTTGGTCACCTACAACGGCAAAATGCGAGTGACTCGCACGCCGATCCGGCGGATCTCTGACCTCTACGAGACAACACTTGCCTGGAAGAACGAAACCATCGGCCCAAAGACTTCGAGCAACCAAGTCTTGAGTGGCGTTCAAGCGGAAGCCTTTGACTTGACGGCAACGTTCGATTTGAACGAGACGACCGCGAAACGGGTCACGTTTCAAATTGCGAACAAGGAAATCACCTACGACATCGAGGCCCAAACGCTGCTCGGGAAACCGCTTCGACCGGACGCCAACCAGCAACTGACTCTTCGAATGCTGGTCGATTGGAGCACGCTCGAAATTTTCGCGGCCGGCGGAGTCTTCTCCTACAGCGAACAGTTCGCATTCACACCCGATGACGAAAGCGTCGCCGTCTTCACCGACGGCGGCCAAGTGAAACTGAAATCGCTGGAACTGCATCCGATCAAGAGCATCTGGTGACTTCCGCCCCGTTGCGATCGGGAGATCGCGACACGGCATTCAGTCGGTGAATAGGCTCGACAAACTTGCATCAAACTGGCCTCGCGTGAGCACGGTGGGCACACCGGCGGCGCGAGCTTTCTTCAAGCGATCGACTTGGACGTGCGGACCATACGCGATCACGCTGGCATCCGGACAGATGCGTGAAACCGTGGGCATCAAATCCGCGACCACGCCGTTTCGCGTGGACAGGTCGACGATCACCCAGCCAATGTCCTCGTCGGGTTCTTCCGGCAAACGTCCCGCGAATGCGAAGTTCTTGCCGGCTGTTTCACAGGCGGCACGGACTCGGGAAGCGAAAATCAAATCGCCGGTGAGGAACAATACAGTGGATTTCATAGCTCGATTTGGTCGATAGACGAGGTGCTAGGATCAAGGAAGAATGAGCGAGAACGCCACCCAAGACAAGCCGACCGAAGAAGCCGAAGCTCCCGCGTCCAACACGTATCGGGAGAAGGTGCTGAACATCCGCACGATCGTCAACGTGACGCTGGCGGAAAAGAAGGAACCTTTGAAAACGATCTTGTCGCTGGTTCCTGGGTCCATGCTGACCTTTGATGTCAGTTGCGACCAACCGCTGGAATTGCGAGCCGGCGGGCACCCGATCGCCACCGGTGAAACGGTCAAGATCGGCGACAAGTTCGGCCTGCGAATTCGCGAAATTGGCGTCCCACAAGAAGACTGATTCAGTTGGGCGTCAGGCAAGGCCTGACCTACGGATGGGATGAAACGTAGGTTGGCCACTCTTGGCCGACGACTGTGGCCAGGCCCGCCCAACGAAGCCGTCGGGCGGGCCAATATCACAAGACAGGTCGTCAGGCGGGGCCTGACCTACGGGTCTTGTCCGGAATCGACGTCATTTGCTTTCCAGCGATTTGCCGAAGAACAAGGCTTTGTCGATGTGGAAAATGCCAGACCCTTCCAAGCCGATCTTGATGTATTGAGCCTTGGTGCCTTCGGGCAACTCCACATTCCATTCGGCTTTTGGACCTTCGCTCTTCCAGACTTGCGTCCATTGCTCCCCGTCCATCGACGTCCAAAC contains these protein-coding regions:
- a CDS encoding ATP-dependent helicase — its product is MDAITKDLTAAQAEAVQHIDGPLLIIAGPGSGKTRVVTHRIAHMLHSGIRPWQIAALTFTNKAADEMRMRVNLLAPNQPVWMGTFHRFCAQQLRRYASMIGLSENYSIYDTSDSKAAMKRAIAAAGVSTSHTSPEAIASAISNAKNRLITPEIMSQQSSRAGDTIAAKVYPVYQQQLLTANAVDFDDLLFHFARLLRENPEVRSNLDEKLKYIMVDEYQDTNLAQYAIVRALSVDHPNLAVTGDPDQSVYGWRGADLNNILDFEKDYPNVKTVRLEQNYRSTPEILRVADQLIRHNRRRKQKNLFTDNPTGDAVVLRQFEDGYKEADGIADEIASQMIAGNAEPRDFAIMCRMNALTRSIEHSLRNRGIPYQIVNGLEFYQRKEIKDLLAYLHLINNPAHDVALQRVINTPTRGIGAKTLERLQNFADAHRIPMLEAARRASEIDSLSKRAKTLVGTFIKLYDRLSIKATATLEDLLRYLIEEIQFVPYLERTTPEQQDNNPIANVDEFISAAVEFDQMHPEDGSLEAFLEQVALVSDTDAFEDSNNRVTLMTMHAAKGLEFPRVFVIAVEDNLLPHRRSKDDETQLEEERRLFFVGITRAEKWLQISYAKLRSFRGENQPAIPSMFLGELPRDEMQVIEVKGQRDFFDDAYDDEYPDSWDLVQEPAAVTDSGPAGQTDVLDGPRIIPMTDQSAIPDLYHDDVPQPKKKAKVSIQAELKTASDLLQSGTTPLGAYREGSTVRHAEYGEGTIVALTGKGPKRTAKIQFEETEETFRLAFAKIELVER
- a CDS encoding glycoside hydrolase family 32 protein codes for the protein MHPFTTRILTFACLFASLLATTFFTAPARGQYDPHPADVGYQQDYRNQFHFSPKTEWMNDINALIYADGKYHMLYQWGKAIRHGGYATSPDLLHWNDRGVALIPQESFLPAEVKRNVSGAQVYSGSGVLISGQTAEKITGSTAEAMVMIYTGTKSGTCLAWSNDGGESWHDYPGNPVANRTQGADPRDPCVIYHQPTQSWVMALYENGTTFYGSNDLVNWKKLSNIDFGFECPDLFELPLDGNPDQMKWVLHDANGSYLVGQFDGVRFTPEQDVLVMDVGPDFYAGQTFFRPNLPSGDVIQIAWNDHWNGGIGESPWERNATFPVKIGLVTYNGKMRVTRTPIRRISDLYETTLAWKNETIGPKTSSNQVLSGVQAEAFDLTATFDLNETTAKRVTFQIANKEITYDIEAQTLLGKPLRPDANQQLTLRMLVDWSTLEIFAAGGVFSYSEQFAFTPDDESVAVFTDGGQVKLKSLELHPIKSIW
- a CDS encoding FliM/FliN family flagellar motor switch protein — its product is MSENATQDKPTEEAEAPASNTYREKVLNIRTIVNVTLAEKKEPLKTILSLVPGSMLTFDVSCDQPLELRAGGHPIATGETVKIGDKFGLRIREIGVPQED
- a CDS encoding adenosine kinase, whose protein sequence is MTHDVYAVGNALVDIQTVVADDLITELELDKGIMTLVDDEKQAGILSRFDLPSLSRCAGGSAANTIAAVADFGGKAAFVGKIGDDETGEFFLQDLRALGVTIDVDPQPNSPTGTCAVLITEDAQRTMLTNLAASTKLSEADIDEDVIAASKYIYIEGYLFMGEQTKAAAYKAIELAKKNNVKVAFTASDPFLVNIMKDEMWDLIRGPVDLFFCNEEEAKSLTGLEDPIACANKIHESAENVAMTLGANGSILMHGGEAIPVEGVKVKAIDTTGAGDMYAGGILYGITNGLDWRQAGHLASHAAARVVAQMGARLENQFTDEEVKQLTDLTA
- a CDS encoding histidine kinase, which gives rise to MKSTVLFLTGDLIFASRVRAACETAGKNFAFAGRLPEEPDEDIGWVIVDLSTRNGVVADLMPTVSRICPDASVIAYGPHVQVDRLKKARAAGVPTVLTRGQFDASLSSLFTD
- a CDS encoding peroxiredoxin-like family protein, whose translation is MTTHVSADDASTLSDQLQETATNASKRYPAEVLKTFQSGIDSVRATGIEESAKQVGDQAADATLKGWDEESVTLSEVWKENPVILMWYRGGWCPYCNLQLRAMQKQLDAIEGAGAKLVVLTPELPEKAKETAESNDLNMLVLHDANNELAKKFGIVFQLPESILPIYRDKLQLAKVNGNDAMELPLAATYVINTDGEITYAFLDADYKKRAEPAEVVAAVKQLQ
- a CDS encoding RNA polymerase sigma factor, with the translated sequence MNFSTSAAIADSKVDAGNVLTNEPIAEQTPIAEQSDEQLVAKYRASGRRDIYETLMRRYEREIYAYLRRYIGNAEMAEDAFQGTFLQVHLKCNQFDLTRRFRPWLYAIATNQAIDVQRRNKRHRMVSLDRPASGQEDDRGGSWSEKLEGAMTDPLAAASKEENGRWVHEAVESLGEPMQQVVELVYYQGLKYREAAEILGIPVGTVKSRLHAAVNRLSGLWDDTHEERDAEEPLSN